In bacterium, the sequence TTCCGGGCAGATGCGTAGCTTGTTGCGAGTCCCTGGAGGTTTTGTGGCCCGTTCGGGGGTCGAGTAGTCTCTGCCCGCCATGCGTGAACCCGACATCTCTTCGCAGCCCGATTCCCAGACCCTCTCCGAACACGCTTCGAAGGAGATCGTCGGCGCCTACGGCGTCGTGCTGCCCCAGGAGCGGCTGGTCGAAGACCCGGCGGCCGCCGCGGCCGCGGCGGCGGAGATCGGATTCCCGGTCGTGCTCAAGCTGGC encodes:
- a CDS encoding acetate--CoA ligase family protein, which encodes MREPDISSQPDSQTLSEHASKEIVGAYGVVLPQERLVEDPAAAAAAAAEIGFPVVLKLAGDGIAHKTERGLVRVGLGDAATVEAQAEELLAAARPEDGEV